The Brachyhypopomus gauderio isolate BG-103 chromosome 17, BGAUD_0.2, whole genome shotgun sequence genome includes a window with the following:
- the LOC143480934 gene encoding histone H4: MSGRGKGGKGLGKGGAKRHRKVLRDNIQGITKPAIRRLARRGGVKRISGLIYEETRGVLKVFLENVIRDAVTYTEHAKRKTVTAMDVVYALKRQGRTLYGFGG; the protein is encoded by the coding sequence ATGTCTGGAAGAGGGAAGGGTGGTAAAGGTCTTGGGAAAGGAGGCGCTAAGCGTCATCGCAAGGTTCTCCGTGACAACATCCAGGGCATTACTAAACCCGCCATTCGTCGTCTGGCTCGTCGTGGCGGTGTCAAACGTATATCCGGTCTGATTTACGAGGAGACCCGTGGTGTGCTCAAAGTGTTCCTGGAGAACGTTATCAGGGACGCGGTTACCTACACCGAACACGCCAAGAGAAAGACCGTCACCGCTATGGATGTGGTTTATGCTCTGAAACGCCAGGGACGCACTCTGTACGGATTCGGAGGTTAA